The Bacteroidales bacterium nucleotide sequence CTGTTCTGGTGTGAGTCGGATAAAAGGAGTTCATCGGTTAATTCATAAAGAAAGCAATAGGGCAGAAGCGATTTATGAAATGCTGAAGAAATTAGGTTTAAAAGTTGAATTTGAAGGAGATGAAATGCTTATTGAAGGAGGAAAAGTAAGGGGCGGAACTGTTTCTTCATTTCACGATCATAGGATGGCGATGATGGCTGCTTTGTTAGGCTTAACGGCAAAAGATGCGATACAAATAACAGAAGCTGAAAGTATCAATAAATCCTATCCTCAGTTTTATGAGGATATGCAGAGCATTGGGCTTCAAATTAAGACAATTACATAAAAATATCAATGCCGAATTTTGTTGTTGTTTTTTAAGCCTTAGCTTTGTGTCTCCGTGACTCTGTGGTTATTTGTTTTACCACGAAGGCACAAAGACACAGAGAATGTTTAAAGTGAACCTAGATTATTCACTTTTACATTTATCCAAAACGTCTTTCAGAAATTCAGAAGTAAAGCCTTTGTTCGATTGGCAAACTTCTTCAGGTGTTCCACTGGCTAAAATCATTCCGCCACCAGCACCACCTTCTGGACCGAGATCAATAATATGATCGGCTGTTTTTATTACCTCCATATTGTGTTCAATTACAATAATGGTATTGCCTTTATGCATCAGTTTATTCAATACATCCAATAATACTTTTACATCTTCAAAATGGAGTCCAGTGGTAGGTTCATCAAGAATATACAGCGTATTTCCAGTTGATTTTTTTGAAAGTTCAGCCGCTAGTTTTACTCTTTGTGCTTCGCCACCCGATAGAGTTGTAGATTGTTGTCCAAGTGTAATATAACCTAGTCCAACTTCTTGCAATGTTTTAATTTTACGAATGATAAATGGAATGTTCTCAAAAAATTCTACGGCTTGATTGATGGTCATATTTAGCACATCATTTATTGATTTTCCTTTGTAACGAACTTCCAGAGTTTCTCGGTTGTATCGTTTCCCTTGACATTCTTCGCATTCTACCGAAACATCGGGTAAAAAATTCATTTCAATAACCCGAATACCGCCACCTCTGCAACTTTCGCAACGTCCTCCCTTAACATTAAAACTAAACCGACCAGCTTGATACCCTCTTATTTTGGCTTCGGGTAAGTCGCTATATAATTTCCGTATATCATCAAATACTTTTGTATAAGTAGCAGGATTAGAGCGTGGTGTCCTGCCGATTGGTGATTGATCGATTTCTATAATCTTATCAATATGTTTTAAGCCTTCTATGCTTTTGTAAGGCAAAGGCTTTTTTACACCTTGATAAAAATATTGGTTTAAAATAGGGTAGAGGGTGCCGTTAATCAAACTCGATTTTCCACTCCCAGAAACGCCAGTAACACAAATAAATTTTCCTAATGGGATATGTAAATTTACATTTTTCAGATTGTTTCCTGTTGCTCCTTTGA carries:
- a CDS encoding 3-phosphoshikimate 1-carboxyvinyltransferase, translated to CSGVSRIKGVHRLIHKESNRAEAIYEMLKKLGLKVEFEGDEMLIEGGKVRGGTVSSFHDHRMAMMAALLGLTAKDAIQITEAESINKSYPQFYEDMQSIGLQIKTIT